From one Papio anubis isolate 15944 chromosome 12, Panubis1.0, whole genome shotgun sequence genomic stretch:
- the LOC101017906 gene encoding calcitonin gene-related peptide 2 isoform X1, whose protein sequence is MPCPLGVAVATSPGEEAATRKPGCLSWGGAGSGSQPAMSLLSFHRSALESSPDPATLSEEEARLLLAALVQDYVQMKASELEQEQETGGYSSAAQKRACNTATCVTHRLAGLLSRSGGMVKSNFVPTNVGSKAFGRRRRDLHA, encoded by the exons ATGCCCTGTCCCCTGGGAGTCGCGGTGGCCACATCCCCAGGGGAAGAAGCAGCGACCAGGAAGCCTGGCTGCCTAtcctggggaggggcaggcagtggctcacagccTGCAATGAGTTTGCTTTCCTTCCACAGGTCAGCCCTGGAGAGCAGCCCAGACCCGGCCACACTCAGTGAAGAGGAAGCGCGCCTCCTGCTGGCTGCACTGGTGCAGGACTATGTGCAGATGAAGGCCAGTGAgctggagcaggagcaggagacaGGGGGCTACAG CTCTGCTGCCCAGAAGAGAGCCTGCAACACTGCCACCTGTGTGACTCATCGGCTGGCAGGCTTGCTGAGCAGATCAGGGGGCATGGTGAAGAGCAACTTCGTGCCCACCAATGTGGGTTCCAAAGCCTTTGGCAGGCGCCGCAGGGACCTTCACGCCTGA
- the LOC101017906 gene encoding calcitonin gene-related peptide 2 isoform X2: MGFQKFSPFLALSILVLYQAGGLQAAPFRSALESSPDPATLSEEEARLLLAALVQDYVQMKASELEQEQETGGYSSAAQKRACNTATCVTHRLAGLLSRSGGMVKSNFVPTNVGSKAFGRRRRDLHA; the protein is encoded by the exons ATGGGTTTCCAGAAGTTCTCCCCCTTCCTGGCTCTCAGTATCTTGGTCCTGTACCAGGCGGGCGGCCTCCAGGCGGCGCCATTCAG GTCAGCCCTGGAGAGCAGCCCAGACCCGGCCACACTCAGTGAAGAGGAAGCGCGCCTCCTGCTGGCTGCACTGGTGCAGGACTATGTGCAGATGAAGGCCAGTGAgctggagcaggagcaggagacaGGGGGCTACAG CTCTGCTGCCCAGAAGAGAGCCTGCAACACTGCCACCTGTGTGACTCATCGGCTGGCAGGCTTGCTGAGCAGATCAGGGGGCATGGTGAAGAGCAACTTCGTGCCCACCAATGTGGGTTCCAAAGCCTTTGGCAGGCGCCGCAGGGACCTTCACGCCTGA